The Clupea harengus chromosome 22, Ch_v2.0.2, whole genome shotgun sequence genomic sequence CCCTCTTCAACGGCGAGACTGAGGTTGTACACCTGTGCACAGGACTGCCCGCAGAGGAGGCAAACTGCAAATAGGTGACAAAAAATCCCCACGCAGCTGATAACTTTCGACGACCACATCTTGAATACGTTCTTCATAGATGCCTTGCATTTCGCACCTTATACTGCATTTTCCTTCCGTTTATTGCCGCGCTGAAAGGTGCGTTCGACCGCACCACCACACTGCACTTTAGAGCGCAGAACATTGTCAAAGTTGTTTTTCTATTAACCCCCACATCTTCAACATAATTCACAATGGGTTTTTAAATGTATCCAAAAGTGTTTCTGCTCAAACCCTCGGTGTCACTTCGGCAAGATGTCAGTCGGACTTTTGTATGCCACTAGACGAAGATAGCAATCTCTCGGGTTAAGCGCCGTGTGCCTTCTGTCACGCTTCTTGTCCCAGGGCTCGAGTGCCAAGTGTCCAAGTCACGTGACAGACATGCTATTACAGACAGCAGGTGAGAAAATACTTATTGTTTAATTTAATTActattgaaacaaatgaaagaaacatTTACAGTGGGACATGTCTACTGAGGTTTTCCACAGGTAGCTTACTTTTAAACGGAGGCATTGTTGTCACCATCACCGTCATGGTTTGAGAGAGGTCTAAacgttttgtgtgtttttttatgagcATGTAAGGTCAATTACATTATTACTTATAGTGTATACTCAAATCGAAACGAACTAGCCAAATGAGCTATGAACCAAATTAATTATAATGTAATAGTGATGACCAAGGCTATCAGTTCTGAAATTAGTCTACATCTCCTCCTagtggtgtacgtgtgtgagacatgttttTGCTCAGGCTGACTCACTGGGGACCCATACAGGCCTATCTGTTGTAGCTTAATACAAGATAACCCCAGCTAAAGAGAGTCGCAATGAGTACAAAAATACAATCGGCGAATTTTTAACTGCACTCCTGATTTTATGCCTATCTGGCTTCTAACAGCAAGGTGCTTAACTAGTATGAACAATAGTGAAGCACCCCATTGGCTGATGGAGTAAATTGCAACCTAGCAACAGGTGAAATCTGAGAATCTGCCTCAAGCAAACAGTCCTGTGTGACTTCCGCCTGGCTTGTGTCTGTACCCGATGTTGCTCATATTTTTTCCCATAACAACATATTTTGGGTTGATACATTCTGTACCTCAGTTTAACTGCAGTTTGTGGTATTATTGCATACCTAGGGTTATCACAATGCCCAGTCATATCATGCTTTCTTACCAGTGGGATGACCAGACACTGGTGAAGAAGGTATATGACAGGCTTATGGAGAATGGCTTCCAGGTGTGGATGGATATTGAAGGAGGGGTCTCAGGCAATATCAATGACTGGTGAGTTGTGATGCTCAGACTTGCATTGAAAGGTGTTGTTTTATGACAGTCCTTCtagtacaaaaataaatattcttTAGTCAGAGACTTACATACAGAAATTAAGGAAAATGTATAAACTAAACATCCATATACAAAGTCTGCATTAGAGATGTTGACATCCTATAATGACAGCGTGAATGTGTGGATCAACCACTGTGGTGGTTCTAGAGACCTGCAGGGTTAATCAGATACAAGGACTTTTAAATGACCCATTGGAAGTGTATAATGCCATAATGCTTACTAGATGTTCTTTCATGCAACTGAATTATTGAAAGCAGACTTGTTCAGTGGGTACAAAATCTGacggattctgtgtgtgtgtgtgtgtgtgtgtgtgtgtgtatgtatgtgtgtgtgtgtgtgtgtgtgtgtgtgtgtgtgcacagcatggctgctggtgtggaggAAGCAGCCGTTGTGTGTCCCTTCATGACCCCTGCTTACCAGGCCTCACGAAGCTGCAAGAAAGAGTTGAACTATGCTGACGTGCGACAGAAGCTCATCGTCCCCATCATGGTGACCAAAAACTGGGAGGCCAGTGAGTGGCTGGGGCTCCTCACTGCTGGCCAGCTCTGGGTTGACTTCAGGTGAGTTGCCTCAATGgatgtcagaaaaaaacaagaattctTCATATCGTCCTTCATTCAGAGGGAGGACTCATGAAGAGCTTTTACTCACTGGCTCCTTTCCATGTGACACACTTAGCCCCTCAGCCATTCAGTAGATTAAACTGAATTTATATAAGGAGCAACATGGAATGACATGGAAACAAAAGAGTACTGTTATACCGCCACACTAAATTGAAGCCTGCCAAAGTAAAATACAAGATCAGATATGATGAGACACTGGCAAAGTCAAACTGTCAAACTAATTTAACATCCATTACTGCAGGCCTCAGTTCAAATTAGCATTATACATCTGGATGCCATATTTATACAAAAGCAGCCAACAAAATCAATGCCCAGACTGAGCTTTCTGTATTTGATCCCTAAATGCACTGTTGATCCATCAGGAATGTGGACAAGAGTGATGAGCACTTTGAGAAGTGTGTGAAGTCTTTGGAAGAAGAAATCTTGTTTGTGGCTGGAAACATCTTGACCATTCAGGAACCTACCTGTGTTCCGGACAACACtccagacagaaagagacttaAGCGAAAACTAGGACGTGGATTTCGCCACGCTCTTACACAACTATATCTTCGAGAATCAGGTAGTGTTCAGAAACCACTGTTATTGCTCCTTATTTTACGTTTTGATCACCATCATCCGCTCCATTTTGTGTACGGTTTGGGTGGCTGTCAGGTAGCAGTACCAATACTGGACAAAATAAAAGCATTTATAATTTAACGTAGTTTTAGTACAGGTTCTACATGTGCAGAAACATCAAATCTTTTACAGCAACAATGAAAATGTCTTTAAACATTTCAGCCATGCTATGTTGTTGTGACTATGTGACTATGCAAGACACAATATATGTTTGCCACTACACCTACTCAGCTGTGCTTTCAGAAACTATGGAGTAAACGATTAGTAAAAGCGAAATATGTTCCCTTAAAATCCAACCACAGGGGAACAAAAATTCCACCCAGTAAGTGATACTCGAAACACAGTGGAACTCCACTACAGCCCCGGAGACAACGGCTTCTGGGAGGAGATCAAAGGCAGTGGCTGCAAGCACTATCGCAATGTGGTAACCAATGGATACCTTGGTAAACCATGTTATATGTTCTGGCCATGTTAAACGATGTTCCTGCAATGCTTCATGTTCTGTCACCACATTTCTGGTAGACTGACCTTTGCATTGAGAGTTGTTGCCTTCCTTAAAGAGCCACCTTCTGTTGGTCTTCACACATGAACACCCTGACATTCTACTGCAGAATGTGGCATAATGTAAAACACATAGATCAATCAAGGATGAAAAGGCATGGCATGCTGGCCTGTGAACAGTTCCATTTTTCTTGATGCTTACTATATAAAAAGCTTATCAGGACCAAATTACTTTGGGCAAGGGAACACCAATGttcatcggtgtgtgtgtgagtagaaaaTGGGAGTAGAAAAGAGTATGCCTTCATTTATGTGCTTGTAACATACTGCACGGCCTGGGCTGCAGGTACCATTCCTGTCTGAAGGTGCCGATCTTATATCACGAcagtttttattaaaaaatgttttaataccGACTCATTCCTTGCTCCAGTTTGACTTTTtgtgggtgaaaaaaaaacaatgtttactTTTACTGTGACTTGCAGGATTTGACGCCAATGGGGACTACTTGTACACCAAAGCAAATCCTTACGGAGCAGAAGAATGGCTCCTCATGGTGGACGAAACTGACCAGAGTCATGAGAGGGCAGTGGTCATCAAGAACAAACATTCTGGAAAGTTCTTGGCTGTTCAGGAGGGCTGCTTTGTGGGACTGCCGTCCTATACTGAAGAGTGCAAGTGGTTtctggattagtgtgtgtgtggtagagagttTCCAAGACAAAAACAAGCTCAAACTTCCAATTACGAAAAAAATTTGAATTCTTTATTGAGATACAACCCATTCAAAATGTAACTGGGATATTTTGTGTCATTTTATATCTGGGAGACTTATCTGTGAAAATTATAGTTTTCATACAAACACAGCGTCAGGCATAATTGGAAATGAAACTATTGGAGAAAAGAAactgataaaaaataaacacccTTCCTCCTTTAAAACCTCTTCCTCTTGATGATCTCTGGTTTCCAATTGACAGGATGTGATTCTTCAGTCTGAAAACAggaaatgaatacattcattttAATATTACCAACACACGTAACTGACCTGAGCATTTAGTGATAtagaaagaatagagagaatagTGATGAAAGAGTAGCCTACCGCTGTATCGTCTTCTTTATACACCTTGATGGTCTTGTCGGCCTCTGCTGTGATAAATCGGCTCTCGGAGTTGTCGAATGTGCAAGCGAAGATTCCCGACTCGCTGTCCAGGGAGCCAGGCTGCACGGCTGCATGGATGCGCTGGAAGTTGTAGCCGGTCCTCCAGTCCCACATGTGGATGGTGCCGTTATCAGCTATAGTGAAGAAGAGGAGATCCAGAGGGTGAGCTGCTACTGGGCCCGCTCATAGACACTACTGCAGTTACTGATATACAGACACAGCTACCTTGTTATATTCACAAGTGAGTATTCCTTACCGCCTGACACCAGCACACCATCCGAGTTGACAGCCAGTGTGTTAATGATGGCATTGTGGCCTGAAAGGTTCTGAATGAAATTTCCATCTGGGAACTTCCACTGCTTTAGGTTGTCAGGAGAGCCAGAGGCAAACGTGTATCTGCAGGAGAAATCAACAAGAAGGTTATATTCTTGAATGTACATCACAGAAGTGAAGAGTGGTTTTAATATCGGATGAAAGAGTGACTCACTGTCGTGGATGCAGCACTACTGCACGCACAGATTTCTTATGATTGGTCAGCGTGGCTCTCGTCTTCCCGGCAATGAGATCCCAGAGCCTGATGGTGGTGTCATGGCTTCCTGTGGCATTGACATTGTGATGGTCATGACAGGGCACGgatgagtggtgtgtggtgatAAAACATAACAGGAAAGACAGAAGAAGTAGACACTACCTGTGATAATCTGAGGCTCTGCACTCTGGCATTTCACTGTTGCCACTGTATTGGTGTGACCAGTCAGGGTATGAACGTTGGCCTTGGTTCTGATATCCCACACCTGAACACAATAAAGACAGAAGAAATAATTCAAACTGTGAAAATGTTCATTGCTACGTGGCACAACAATGATGACCATTCTATAAAGCATTTACACAGTCCAAGCTAAAGACCCCTCCAGtgaaaattatgtttttaaactTGTTAAAAGCGAAATAAGCAGTCAACGCCATTGCTTAGTCTCAAAAAACACAGAATCAGACAGCCTGGCCATGAATGGATTTTTTTGGGACTTTTAAATACATCATTTTGAGAAACAAGAGATAGGGGAAGTCTTACTCTTGCTGTGGAGTCACGACTGCAGGTCACCAGAACATCAATGGTTGGGTGCAGGTCCAGGTCATACACCGCACTGAGATGACCGTGGTAGTGCCTGATGAcctgacataaacaaacatattcCCAATCAAACATGAGGTCTCATGGCATGAAGAATCAGAATATATATCTGTTGAGCAGTTAGTGTCAGTACCTTGTTGTACTCCAGGTCCCAACATTTGACCTGCTTGTCCTCTCCACAGGAGAAGAGGTAGGGGCTGCGTGTGCTGACCGCCACCCCCCTCACCGTGCTGATGTGGCCAGTCAGAGACAGCTTCAGCTTCCCACTCGCAAGGTCCCAAATCTAATCACACCAACCGGAGTTAGCCAATCTTAATTACAGTTTTCGGATTGCAGGGTTTGTAATGTGTAGTCATACAAATACTGACGAGCAAATATGCCAGATAACATTTAACAGGATACAGGTTGAATTGGAAATACAACAATGAAACAATGATCCAACCTTTATGGTCCTGTCTGCTGATCCGGTTACAAACCACTGGTTGCCAGGCTCAACAGCAATGGAACGAACCCAACCAAGATGACCGCTGATGACCTGAAGTTGGTAAAACACATTAATTACTAAAGTTTTcttgacaaaataaataaataaataaatagagcagtggtggtggggggttatGCACGTCCTTACCCGATACAGCTTCCAGGGGGGATGCCACTGTGGCTTGGGCATGGTTGGAGCCTTCCTTGGCACCATAGTGGTACTCTTGGTCCCTCCGGCTTCCAACAGAGACTGGAATGAATGATTTTTTAATGTAGGAAGTTATTGCAACGCAACAAAATGAATTCCACTTTATGTCTACTGACTTACTATACAGCTCCAACACACAAGACATATCATAATGATGCACCACGCCTACTTATAGATAAGtatagatatataaatacattagaACACAGCAAAAGTATTGGAGCAGAACACTGATCAATGCATATGGCTCTACAGCTCATGTTTGAGGGTTCAAAAAGCTTAAGTGTGGCTGACCATGCTATGCTGAGGTGGCATCGATCTCTCTGGCCCTCCAGCGTGCCTGTGAATCTCTCCCACACTGGCTGCAGTGCGACTGGCATCTTGCCTGAGGGGAAGACCAAATCGCAAACACAAAAGATAAATGCTTACAACAAGCAACCCTACAAGGGAAACTATTGTACAGGTAAACGCAAGAAGGCCTCCAAAAAGCTCcttacagataaaaaaaaaagggcagtGGGCATACCTGGCTTGGGAGGGGGGCAAGGTCAGTGCCAAAGAGTGAGCTCCTCCCTCCGATGGCATCttgagcatctgtgtgtctgcactcaGGGCTATCCCTAAGAAAACAATTAACAGACAAAATGG encodes the following:
- the plrg1 gene encoding pleiotropic regulator 1, with the protein product MAEDVQKHSVHTLVFRSLKRTHDMFVSDHAKPVALDETSHKVKMAAKLRAEYSSILHMPVLKEGRDKDHMLDPYSMGYSDPGSNPEYLITGTHPYPSGPGIALSADTQMLKMPSEGGAHSLALTLPPSQARQDASRTAASVGEIHRHAGGPERSMPPQHSMSLLEAGGTKSTTMVPRKAPTMPKPQWHPPWKLYRVISGHLGWVRSIAVEPGNQWFVTGSADRTIKIWDLASGKLKLSLTGHISTVRGVAVSTRSPYLFSCGEDKQVKCWDLEYNKVIRHYHGHLSAVYDLDLHPTIDVLVTCSRDSTARVWDIRTKANVHTLTGHTNTVATVKCQSAEPQIITGSHDTTIRLWDLIAGKTRATLTNHKKSVRAVVLHPRQYTFASGSPDNLKQWKFPDGNFIQNLSGHNAIINTLAVNSDGVLVSGADNGTIHMWDWRTGYNFQRIHAAVQPGSLDSESGIFACTFDNSESRFITAEADKTIKVYKEDDTATEESHPVNWKPEIIKRKRF
- the LOC105903901 gene encoding uncharacterized protein LOC105903901, with product MPSHIMLSYQWDDQTLVKKVYDRLMENGFQVWMDIEGGVSGNINDCMAAGVEEAAVVCPFMTPAYQASRSCKKELNYADVRQKLIVPIMVTKNWEASEWLGLLTAGQLWVDFRNVDKSDEHFEKCVKSLEEEILFVAGNILTIQEPTCVPDNTPDRKRLKRKLGRGFRHALTQLYLRESGEQKFHPVSDTRNTVELHYSPGDNGFWEEIKGSGCKHYRNVVTNGYLGKPCYMFWPC